The Acidobacteriota bacterium genome window below encodes:
- a CDS encoding aspartate carbamoyltransferase catalytic subunit produces MSFNAKHLLGIEPLSVDQIQLILETAKSLREISTRPIKKVPTLRGKTVINLFFEASTRTRTSFEIAAKRLSADAINISTSSSSIVKGETLVDTARNLEAMAPDVIVIRHSSAGAPHQLAGSCTACIVNAGDGAHEHPTQALLDALTILDHKPALKGLRVAIIGDIAHSRVARSNCLLLGKMGAGVTVCGPPTLLPVGFERMGSEDGSLTVTDRMDEALEGADVVMMLRIQMERQREAFFPSVREYFRYYGLTAKRMRSAKPDAIIMHPGPINRGVEIASEVADGPYSVILGQVASGVAIRMAVLYLVIGGREQPLRDPEG; encoded by the coding sequence GCATTGAGCCGCTGTCGGTGGATCAGATTCAATTGATCCTGGAGACGGCCAAGTCTCTTCGAGAAATCTCAACCCGTCCCATCAAGAAAGTACCCACGCTTCGCGGCAAGACCGTTATCAATCTTTTCTTCGAGGCCTCTACCCGGACGCGCACCTCCTTCGAGATCGCAGCCAAGCGACTCAGTGCCGACGCCATCAATATCTCGACTTCCTCCAGCAGCATTGTAAAAGGAGAGACCTTGGTGGATACGGCCAGAAACCTGGAGGCCATGGCCCCGGACGTCATCGTGATTCGACACTCTTCGGCCGGAGCCCCCCATCAACTGGCTGGAAGCTGTACGGCCTGCATCGTCAACGCGGGTGACGGGGCCCATGAGCATCCCACTCAGGCGCTACTGGACGCGCTCACCATTCTGGACCACAAGCCCGCCTTGAAGGGACTGAGGGTCGCCATCATCGGAGACATCGCCCACAGCCGTGTGGCTCGGTCCAATTGTCTGTTGCTGGGGAAGATGGGTGCCGGGGTGACGGTCTGCGGACCGCCGACCCTGCTCCCGGTAGGCTTCGAACGGATGGGCAGCGAAGACGGATCGCTGACCGTGACCGATCGAATGGACGAAGCCCTGGAGGGGGCCGACGTGGTGATGATGCTGCGCATTCAAATGGAGCGCCAGCGAGAGGCCTTCTTCCCCTCGGTGCGGGAATACTTCCGCTACTACGGGCTTACCGCCAAGCGCATGAGGTCGGCCAAGCCCGACGCCATCATCATGCATCCCGGTCCCATCAATCGTGGCGTGGAAATCGCGTCGGAGGTGGCCGACGGACCCTATTCGGTGATCCTGGGACAAGTGGCCAGCGGTGTGGCCATTCGAATGGCCGTGCTCTACCTGGTCATCGGAGGAAGGGAACAACCTCTGCGGGACCCCGAGGGGTGA